In the genome of Desulfuromonas acetexigens, one region contains:
- a CDS encoding DUF362 domain-containing protein, with translation MSLRVSLKAAASYDRAVVEQALADVLAPLGGMEAFVRPGQRVLIKPNLLSAKPPEKAVTTHPEVVRAVIRLAQRAGGIVSVGDSPGVGSPRQVAARCGILAVAEETGAHFAPFHESVRVKAQGRTFQELEIARDILDAEVIINLPKLKTHQMMGFTCAVKNLFGAVVGMRKPRLHLQAGTDKAFFALMLLELAEEIRPALSIVDAIVGMEGDGPGSGDPVSIGALLAGVDPLAVDTAAAELVGLPVELDWPRRVARESGRAGTRLEEIELLGDPLATLRLRRFRPAKKGDVGFGLPPFLKQRLRRALTALPVVEEQRCTACGLCVKHCPPKTMNLAAGKVRIDYSNCIGCFCCQELCPHKALTTRQGTLLRLSQWFSRPR, from the coding sequence ATGAGTCTTCGCGTCAGCCTCAAGGCCGCCGCGAGCTACGACCGGGCCGTGGTGGAACAGGCCCTGGCGGACGTGCTCGCCCCCCTGGGCGGGATGGAAGCCTTCGTCCGGCCGGGGCAGCGGGTGCTGATCAAGCCCAACCTGCTCTCGGCCAAGCCGCCGGAAAAGGCCGTCACCACCCATCCCGAGGTGGTACGCGCCGTCATCCGTCTGGCCCAGCGGGCCGGTGGTATCGTTTCGGTGGGGGATTCCCCCGGGGTCGGCAGTCCCCGCCAGGTGGCGGCGCGCTGCGGCATCCTCGCGGTGGCCGAGGAGACCGGCGCGCATTTCGCCCCCTTCCACGAGTCGGTGCGGGTCAAGGCGCAAGGGCGCACCTTTCAGGAACTGGAAATCGCCCGGGACATCCTCGACGCCGAGGTGATCATCAATTTGCCGAAGCTCAAAACCCATCAGATGATGGGCTTCACCTGCGCCGTCAAAAATCTCTTCGGCGCGGTGGTCGGCATGCGCAAGCCGCGCCTGCACCTGCAAGCCGGCACCGACAAGGCCTTTTTCGCCCTGATGCTGCTGGAACTGGCGGAAGAGATTCGCCCGGCCCTCTCCATCGTAGACGCCATCGTCGGCATGGAGGGGGACGGTCCCGGCAGTGGCGATCCGGTTTCCATCGGTGCCCTACTCGCCGGCGTCGACCCTCTGGCCGTCGATACCGCCGCCGCCGAACTGGTCGGCCTGCCCGTGGAACTGGACTGGCCGCGACGGGTGGCGCGGGAGAGCGGACGGGCGGGAACCCGCCTCGAAGAAATCGAGCTGCTCGGCGATCCCCTGGCCACCCTGCGCCTCCGCCGCTTCCGCCCGGCGAAAAAGGGGGATGTAGGCTTCGGCCTGCCGCCCTTTCTCAAGCAGCGCCTGCGCCGCGCCCTGACCGCCCTGCCGGTGGTCGAGGAGCAGCGCTGCACGGCCTGCGGACTCTGCGTCAAGCATTGCCCGCCGAAGACCATGAACCTCGCCGCCGGCAAGGTGCGCATCGACTACTCGAACTGCATCGGCTGTTTCTGCTGCCAAGAACTCTGCCCGCACAAGGCCCTGACCACCCGCCAGGGCACGCTGCTGCGCCTGAGCCAGTGGTTTTCCCGACCGCGCTAG
- a CDS encoding PGN_0703 family putative restriction endonuclease, whose product MESQLSPSEGKGYKVTPIIQEIIFKKSYWRIPTVESAFDGIFEGVLTDEEKKQKIEQVLQEREKWEPSQKAWAQLEEVKTAIGKEVEVQIWDPIIFILEEEGPSPILAKCTGVTLISNEEGKQQAYLTLESVRSKSTPMGYDGRSKLKDGGEKGTFMLPLADIYSIRLGDINSKPENKKMSSPALSVKKQQRKWADTKGIGYDKSGYTHNLNDNLFRPMSTASISEFSKGDGGELGNPYKRGKIQALHSSSALACNVFDYWRGRDATILTQSLGLSAKNPTNIEFERKFPTGLRGNAPNLDVVITSENSSITAIESKFLEPYSNHHNGFKKKYFESSPGLWEKTNFHHCQKLAYFLQTGEISFKWLHAEQLLKHILGLSNSGLQWRLLYLWYEIPSRESYEHLSEIIKLSSFLEADRIHFKFMSYQTLFAAIQSYAGEIDRDYLSYLGERYFNEIA is encoded by the coding sequence ATGGAATCTCAACTATCCCCATCAGAAGGGAAAGGATATAAAGTGACTCCAATAATACAGGAAATTATATTTAAAAAATCTTACTGGCGCATTCCAACAGTTGAATCAGCTTTTGATGGAATTTTTGAGGGTGTGCTAACCGATGAAGAGAAAAAACAGAAAATTGAACAGGTACTTCAAGAGCGTGAAAAATGGGAACCTTCGCAAAAGGCATGGGCGCAATTAGAAGAAGTAAAAACGGCCATAGGTAAAGAAGTAGAAGTACAAATATGGGACCCAATAATATTTATACTCGAAGAAGAAGGTCCTTCCCCGATCTTGGCCAAATGCACTGGCGTTACTTTAATTTCAAATGAAGAGGGAAAGCAACAAGCGTACCTAACGTTAGAAAGTGTTCGCAGTAAGTCAACCCCCATGGGTTACGACGGCAGATCAAAGCTTAAAGATGGAGGGGAAAAGGGGACATTTATGTTACCTCTAGCAGACATCTATTCAATTAGACTTGGCGACATTAATTCGAAACCGGAAAATAAAAAGATGTCGTCGCCTGCTCTATCGGTAAAAAAACAGCAACGAAAATGGGCTGATACCAAAGGCATTGGCTATGACAAATCTGGCTATACCCATAACCTTAACGACAACCTATTCAGACCCATGTCAACTGCTTCAATATCTGAATTTAGTAAAGGCGACGGTGGGGAACTGGGAAATCCCTACAAACGGGGAAAAATACAAGCACTGCACTCCTCTTCAGCCCTTGCTTGTAATGTTTTCGACTATTGGCGGGGTCGAGATGCCACCATTCTTACTCAATCGCTCGGTTTATCTGCAAAAAATCCGACAAACATCGAATTTGAGCGAAAATTTCCAACAGGACTTCGAGGGAACGCTCCAAATCTTGATGTTGTGATTACCTCAGAAAATAGTTCTATCACAGCGATCGAATCTAAGTTTCTTGAGCCTTATAGTAATCATCATAATGGTTTCAAGAAAAAATATTTCGAATCTTCACCCGGCTTATGGGAGAAAACAAACTTCCACCACTGCCAGAAGCTCGCTTATTTTTTACAAACTGGGGAAATATCGTTTAAATGGCTGCACGCAGAGCAACTGTTGAAACACATTCTTGGCCTTAGTAATTCTGGCTTACAATGGAGACTTCTATATCTGTGGTATGAAATTCCCAGCCGAGAATCCTATGAGCACTTATCAGAAATAATTAAACTCAGTTCTTTCTTGGAAGCTGATCGTATTCATTTCAAATTTATGAGTTATCAAACCCTGTTCGCTGCCATCCAGTCATACGCTGGGGAGATTGACCGCGATTATCTTTCGTATCTTGGTGAGCGTTATTTCAATGAGATTGCATAG
- a CDS encoding alpha/beta fold hydrolase codes for MIILSALILVFLAVVAGFVLASHLFAWYEQANLRPELMARRFAPSSLAFALSLMLRETLWLVVTILLLPWGWLPPWRRRIPRQRTPVLFLHGLFQNRACWLYLRLRLRLLGIPSLHAINLPPWKDIESLTERVAIKVDELRLASGCERVHLVGHSMGGIIARNYVQLRGGAPKVEHCLLLAAPNGGSKLASLALSPLAKSLLPGSELLRRLAQAPLPADTTLTALYSRHDNIVLPPANARLDGVENIELAGVGHTSLLYHEPTLKALAALLGERAA; via the coding sequence ATGATTATCCTTTCGGCATTGATCCTGGTCTTTCTCGCCGTTGTCGCCGGTTTCGTCCTCGCCAGTCATCTCTTCGCCTGGTACGAGCAGGCCAACCTTCGGCCCGAGTTGATGGCGCGGCGCTTCGCTCCGTCTTCCCTCGCCTTCGCCCTGAGTCTGATGCTCCGCGAGACGCTCTGGCTCGTCGTCACCATTCTGCTGTTGCCCTGGGGCTGGCTCCCCCCCTGGCGTCGGCGCATTCCCCGCCAGCGCACGCCGGTCCTTTTTCTCCACGGCCTCTTCCAGAACCGCGCCTGCTGGCTCTATCTGCGGCTGCGGTTGCGCCTGCTCGGCATCCCCTCCCTGCATGCCATCAACCTCCCCCCGTGGAAGGATATCGAATCCCTCACCGAGCGGGTCGCCATCAAGGTGGATGAGCTGCGCCTCGCCTCCGGCTGCGAGCGGGTGCATCTGGTCGGCCATTCCATGGGCGGCATCATCGCCCGCAACTACGTGCAGCTGCGCGGTGGAGCGCCCAAGGTCGAGCACTGCCTCCTGCTCGCCGCCCCCAACGGCGGCTCGAAACTGGCGTCCCTCGCCCTTTCCCCCCTGGCCAAGTCCCTGCTCCCTGGCTCGGAGCTGCTGCGCCGCCTGGCCCAGGCGCCCCTCCCCGCTGACACGACCCTGACCGCCCTTTACAGCCGTCACGACAACATCGTTTTGCCCCCGGCCAACGCCCGCCTCGACGGGGTGGAAAACATCGAACTGGCGGGGGTCGGCCACACCTCCCTGCTCTACCACGAACCGACCCTCAAGGCGTTAGCCGCGCTCCTGGGCGAAAGGGCCGCATGA
- a CDS encoding sensor histidine kinase produces the protein MSLSTPITVLILEDLAEDRELLLHELRRQGLDPRPLPVTGEGDYRAALEQHPEVILADYRLPAFSAERALEILAEQELDIPLIVVSGYIGEEKAVELMRRGAADYLLKDRLGRLGAAVTQAIDNRCLRRERELSTAALRFGEERFRLALNQIPLPFALYDENLCIRFANESCTRFFGQPEERIIGHDCRDFFPEEISSQLYPHLLAARESGQPRTAECLIPLPDGEHSFRISYVPLGHDETLAVAVDITEWQRMERLKDELLASVSHEMRSPLTAILGFTEFMQGTEVPRALQLEYLGIIRQEGERLKELVENLLDLQRLQAGFDQRNLTAISVHSLLSRLRERFLSLQPQRNFQLNCPLDLPLLRGNEPHLYRALENLLNNAVKYTTEEKAITLGARLDKENILLWVRDLGEGLDPALHEKIFQRFFRATSAVGGTGLGLALVREIAREHGGQAWVESTPGEGCTFYLRLPLA, from the coding sequence ATGAGCCTTTCCACTCCTATCACCGTTTTGATCCTGGAAGACCTGGCCGAAGACCGGGAACTGCTGCTGCACGAACTGCGGCGCCAAGGGCTCGACCCCCGGCCGTTGCCGGTGACCGGCGAAGGGGACTACCGCGCCGCCCTGGAACAGCACCCCGAGGTCATCCTCGCCGACTACCGCCTACCGGCCTTTTCCGCTGAGCGCGCCCTGGAAATCCTCGCCGAGCAAGAGCTGGACATCCCTCTGATCGTCGTTTCCGGCTACATCGGCGAGGAAAAGGCGGTGGAGTTGATGCGCCGGGGGGCCGCCGACTATCTGCTCAAGGACCGCCTCGGCCGCCTCGGCGCGGCGGTGACCCAGGCGATCGACAACCGCTGCCTGCGCCGGGAACGAGAGCTCTCCACCGCCGCCCTGCGCTTCGGCGAGGAACGCTTTCGCCTGGCGCTCAACCAGATCCCCCTCCCCTTCGCCCTTTACGACGAAAACCTGTGCATCCGTTTCGCCAATGAAAGCTGTACCCGCTTTTTCGGCCAGCCCGAGGAACGCATCATCGGCCACGACTGCCGCGACTTCTTCCCCGAGGAAATCAGCAGCCAGCTTTACCCGCACCTACTGGCGGCCCGGGAAAGCGGCCAACCGCGTACGGCGGAATGCCTCATTCCCCTGCCCGACGGCGAGCACAGCTTCCGGATTTCCTACGTCCCATTAGGCCATGACGAAACTCTCGCCGTCGCCGTCGACATCACCGAGTGGCAGCGCATGGAGCGCCTCAAGGATGAACTGCTCGCCTCGGTCAGCCATGAAATGCGCTCGCCTCTGACGGCGATTCTCGGCTTTACCGAATTCATGCAGGGGACCGAAGTTCCCCGGGCGCTCCAACTCGAATATCTCGGCATTATTCGCCAAGAAGGAGAGCGGCTGAAAGAGCTGGTGGAAAATCTCCTCGATCTGCAACGCCTGCAGGCCGGTTTCGACCAGCGCAACCTGACGGCGATTTCGGTCCACTCCCTGTTATCGCGACTGCGCGAACGCTTCCTGTCGCTGCAACCGCAACGGAATTTCCAGCTCAACTGCCCACTCGATCTCCCCCTGCTGCGCGGCAACGAACCCCATCTTTATCGCGCTCTGGAAAATCTGCTGAACAACGCCGTCAAATATACGACCGAGGAAAAGGCCATCACCCTCGGCGCCCGCCTCGACAAAGAAAACATCCTGCTCTGGGTACGGGATCTGGGAGAAGGCCTCGATCCAGCGCTGCACGAAAAGATATTCCAGCGATTTTTCCGCGCCACCAGCGCCGTCGGCGGCACCGGCCTGGGACTGGCCCTGGTCCGGGAAATCGCCCGGGAACACGGCGGCCAGGCCTGGGTCGAAAGCACGCCGGGAGAAGGCTGTACCTTTTACCTGCGCCTGCCCCTCGCCTGA
- the ppc gene encoding phosphoenolpyruvate carboxylase, with translation MPTDELHWYSEDQIGRLDELISCDPRTKELPLRRDVRSLGFLLGTVIREQQGEEAFAVEEKLRRLSIRHRELENSLESGQGDGEAEAALLREAADIIAGLSETEAHHIVKAFATFFELTNLAETRHRIRRGRAHRVSRAPVKPGTFKATLQRMKDAGLTLEETLDQLRRIEIVPVFTAHPTEVARRVVLFKRRRIAAELAKLDQLPLSAVDAAAIQQAILAEITALWQGDEVRRKQPTVRDEIVMGLDHYPVSLFPPIAPLYEKLTRHLNEVFGSDLEPAQLPTLLRFGSWIGGDRDGNPYVTPASTREALSLAREKILSHYLDVLEQLRQLLTSSGNRVGIHAPLREALETYRAAFPEAMTEVEGLPEGELNRRLLTLMRRRLQRTLADPGDIEAYPNAAAFVTDLDLLNASLRACRGERLARQLMEPLRRELATFGFHLHSLDIRQHARVHAQALSELAVGAAHAAQPEGPRPAPPSEQTGQLLDTLRALAELKEEFPAQAIRSYIISGATSVQDVLSLVWLMEMAGIHVAARPEKDDPGLMPVPLFESIDDLRNAPAICRELWSRVDYAPYLDSWDRRQEVMLGYSDSNKDGGMLTSTWEIFKAHRELHRVAVECNVKLRLFHGRGGTVGRGGGPTHRAIVAQPQGAFSGSFKLTEQGEVIHYKYSDPALAQRNFELMLAAALEALTRTGLVEAAVEPGWENAFEELSRIAFACYREKIAENPDILPYFEQATPVREFELAKIGSRPSRRGKQANLDDLRAIPWGFGWIQSRLLIPAWFGVGTALETFAAKGEAEGELLRTMVRRFPIFIDMLRNVEMALAKVDIPLARHYAGLIEDAELRERVLPMLIDEFRRTRRLLLELTGQSRLLETDPDLAHSLRLRNPYVDPMSLIQVELLRRKRSGKWSEQLDYVLAATINGIAAGLRNTG, from the coding sequence ATGCCGACCGACGAACTCCACTGGTATAGCGAGGACCAGATCGGCCGCCTCGATGAACTGATCTCCTGCGACCCCCGGACCAAGGAACTCCCCCTACGCCGGGATGTGCGCTCTCTCGGCTTTCTTCTCGGCACGGTCATCCGTGAACAGCAGGGAGAAGAGGCCTTCGCCGTCGAGGAGAAACTGCGCCGCCTCTCCATCCGCCACCGGGAACTGGAAAACTCTCTGGAATCCGGCCAGGGCGACGGCGAAGCGGAAGCGGCGCTGCTCCGGGAGGCCGCCGATATCATCGCCGGTCTGAGCGAAACGGAAGCCCATCACATCGTCAAGGCCTTCGCCACCTTTTTCGAGCTGACCAACCTGGCCGAAACCCGCCATCGCATCCGCCGGGGGCGGGCCCACCGGGTGAGCCGGGCACCGGTCAAGCCGGGCACCTTCAAGGCCACCCTGCAGCGCATGAAGGATGCGGGATTAACCCTGGAAGAGACCCTTGACCAGTTGCGCCGTATCGAGATCGTCCCGGTCTTCACCGCCCATCCCACCGAAGTCGCCCGGCGGGTGGTCCTCTTCAAACGCCGCCGCATCGCCGCCGAGCTGGCGAAACTCGATCAACTGCCCCTCTCCGCAGTCGATGCCGCCGCCATCCAGCAGGCGATCCTCGCTGAAATCACCGCCCTCTGGCAGGGGGATGAGGTGCGTCGCAAGCAACCGACGGTGCGCGACGAAATCGTCATGGGACTCGACCATTACCCGGTCTCCCTCTTCCCTCCCATCGCTCCTCTCTACGAGAAGCTCACCCGCCATCTCAACGAGGTCTTCGGTAGCGATCTGGAGCCCGCGCAACTGCCGACCCTGTTGCGTTTCGGCTCATGGATTGGCGGCGACCGGGACGGAAATCCCTATGTCACCCCCGCAAGCACCCGCGAGGCGCTGTCTCTGGCCCGGGAAAAGATCCTTTCCCACTACCTCGACGTACTGGAGCAGCTGCGTCAACTGCTGACCAGCTCCGGCAACCGGGTGGGCATCCATGCGCCCCTGCGGGAGGCGCTGGAGACCTACCGGGCGGCCTTTCCCGAAGCCATGACCGAGGTCGAGGGTCTGCCTGAAGGGGAACTCAACCGCCGCCTGCTGACCCTCATGCGGCGACGTCTGCAACGGACCCTGGCCGACCCCGGGGATATCGAGGCCTACCCGAACGCCGCAGCCTTCGTCACCGACCTCGATCTGCTCAACGCCAGCCTGCGCGCCTGTCGCGGCGAGCGCCTGGCCCGACAACTGATGGAACCCCTGCGCCGGGAGCTGGCGACCTTCGGATTCCATCTGCACAGCCTCGACATCCGCCAGCATGCCCGGGTTCATGCCCAGGCCCTGTCCGAACTCGCCGTCGGCGCCGCGCACGCGGCCCAACCGGAGGGCCCCCGCCCCGCTCCGCCCTCGGAACAGACCGGCCAACTTCTTGACACCCTGCGCGCCCTTGCCGAGTTGAAGGAGGAATTTCCGGCCCAGGCCATCCGCAGCTACATCATCAGCGGCGCTACCTCGGTGCAGGACGTGCTCTCCCTGGTCTGGCTGATGGAGATGGCCGGGATCCATGTCGCCGCCCGCCCGGAAAAGGACGATCCCGGGCTGATGCCGGTTCCCCTTTTCGAATCGATCGACGATCTGCGCAACGCCCCCGCCATCTGCCGCGAACTCTGGAGCCGGGTCGACTACGCCCCCTATCTCGATTCCTGGGACCGCCGGCAGGAGGTGATGCTCGGCTATTCCGACTCGAACAAGGACGGCGGCATGCTCACCAGCACCTGGGAAATTTTCAAGGCCCACCGGGAACTGCACCGCGTCGCCGTGGAATGCAACGTCAAGCTGCGGCTCTTTCACGGCCGGGGCGGCACCGTCGGCCGGGGCGGCGGCCCCACCCACCGCGCCATCGTCGCCCAGCCGCAGGGGGCCTTCAGCGGTTCCTTCAAACTCACCGAACAGGGGGAAGTGATCCACTACAAGTATTCCGATCCCGCCCTGGCGCAAAGGAATTTCGAGCTGATGCTCGCCGCCGCCCTCGAAGCCCTGACCCGTACCGGGCTGGTGGAAGCGGCCGTCGAGCCGGGCTGGGAGAACGCTTTCGAAGAACTCTCACGCATCGCCTTTGCCTGCTATCGGGAAAAGATCGCCGAAAATCCCGACATCCTTCCCTATTTCGAGCAGGCCACGCCGGTCCGGGAATTCGAACTGGCGAAGATCGGCTCGCGTCCCTCGCGCCGAGGAAAACAGGCCAACCTCGACGATCTGCGCGCCATCCCCTGGGGCTTCGGCTGGATTCAGAGCCGTCTGCTGATTCCCGCCTGGTTCGGGGTCGGCACCGCGCTGGAAACCTTCGCCGCCAAAGGCGAGGCCGAGGGTGAGCTGTTGCGGACAATGGTGCGACGTTTTCCGATCTTCATCGACATGCTGCGCAACGTCGAAATGGCCCTGGCCAAGGTCGATATCCCCCTGGCCAGGCACTACGCCGGTCTGATCGAGGATGCCGAACTGCGCGAGCGGGTGCTGCCGATGCTCATCGACGAATTCCGCCGTACCCGGCGCCTGCTGCTGGAGCTCACCGGGCAGTCGCGCCTGCTCGAAACGGATCCCGATCTCGCCCATTCCCTGCGTCTGCGCAATCCCTACGTCGACCCCATGAGTCTGATCCAGGTCGAACTGCTGCGCCGCAAACGCTCCGGCAAGTGGAGCGAGCAGCTCGACTACGTGCTCGCCGCGACCATCAACGGCATCGCCGCCGGTCTGCGTAATACCGGTTAA
- a CDS encoding MBL fold metallo-hydrolase RNA specificity domain-containing protein: MKITFQGAAGTVTGSQHLIEANGKKILLDCGLFQGKRKESFELNRSGLCRGDEIDALVLSHAHIDHSGRIPCLVRNGFTGDIFCTSATRDLCAVMLMDSAFIQEKDVEYVNRRRAKKGQRPFEPLYTRADASRSLEQFVGLNYRRSHELFPGIRLTLVDAGHMLGSAHVILDIDDRDTGKSRRLVFSGDIGRPDIPIIRDPQPLVEGADILIMESTYGDRLHPPYPDSEKELERIVTETVSRGGSLLIPAFAVGRTQQLVYALHRLHSDGAIPDLPIFVDSPLGIATTDVFRMHPEVFDAEIREFLLSDDDNDPFGFGRLKYTRKVEESKALNDLKVPAIIISSSGMLEGGRILHHLRNRIGDPRTTILMTSWQAPNTLGRKLVEKQNPVRIFGEEFEVRARVEVLTGFSGHADRDGLVDFVRVMEKKPERTFIVHGEEDSSTNLAKILREELGLKGIEIPESGKSFTL; the protein is encoded by the coding sequence ATGAAAATTACCTTTCAAGGCGCCGCCGGGACCGTGACCGGTTCCCAGCATCTGATCGAAGCGAACGGCAAGAAGATTCTGCTCGACTGCGGCCTCTTTCAGGGCAAGCGCAAGGAATCCTTCGAGTTGAACCGCAGCGGCCTGTGCCGGGGCGACGAGATCGACGCGCTCGTTCTTTCCCATGCCCACATCGACCACTCGGGGCGTATCCCCTGCCTGGTCCGTAACGGCTTCACCGGCGATATCTTCTGCACCTCGGCGACCCGCGACCTGTGTGCGGTGATGCTCATGGACAGCGCTTTCATCCAGGAAAAGGACGTGGAGTACGTCAACCGGCGCCGGGCGAAGAAGGGGCAGCGCCCCTTCGAACCCCTTTACACCCGGGCCGACGCCTCGCGCAGCCTGGAGCAGTTCGTCGGCCTCAACTACCGGCGGTCGCACGAGCTTTTCCCCGGCATCCGCCTCACCCTGGTCGACGCCGGACACATGCTCGGCAGCGCCCACGTCATTCTCGACATTGATGACCGCGATACCGGCAAGAGCCGCCGCCTCGTTTTCAGCGGTGACATCGGCCGCCCGGACATCCCCATCATTCGCGATCCCCAGCCGCTCGTCGAGGGGGCCGATATCCTCATCATGGAGAGCACCTACGGCGACCGCCTGCATCCTCCCTATCCCGACTCGGAAAAGGAGCTGGAGCGCATCGTCACCGAAACGGTGAGCCGGGGCGGGTCGCTGCTGATTCCGGCCTTTGCCGTGGGGCGCACCCAGCAGCTGGTTTATGCCTTGCACCGGCTGCACAGCGACGGCGCCATCCCCGATCTGCCGATTTTCGTCGACAGCCCCCTGGGTATCGCCACCACCGATGTCTTCCGCATGCATCCCGAGGTTTTCGATGCCGAGATCCGCGAGTTTCTTCTTTCCGACGACGACAACGATCCCTTCGGTTTCGGCCGTCTCAAATACACCCGCAAGGTCGAGGAATCGAAGGCCCTGAACGATCTCAAGGTGCCGGCGATCATCATCAGTTCCAGCGGCATGCTTGAAGGGGGGCGGATTCTCCACCATCTGCGCAACCGCATCGGCGATCCGCGCACCACCATCCTCATGACCAGCTGGCAGGCGCCCAACACCCTCGGGCGGAAACTGGTCGAGAAGCAAAACCCGGTGCGGATTTTCGGCGAGGAATTCGAGGTGCGGGCCCGGGTCGAGGTGCTCACCGGCTTCTCCGGTCATGCCGACCGGGACGGGTTGGTCGATTTCGTGCGGGTGATGGAGAAGAAGCCGGAACGCACCTTCATCGTGCACGGCGAAGAGGATTCCTCGACCAATCTGGCGAAAATCTTGCGCGAGGAGTTGGGGCTGAAGGGGATCGAAATACCAGAATCGGGCAAATCGTTCACCCTGTAA
- a CDS encoding secondary thiamine-phosphate synthase enzyme YjbQ produces the protein MITLDLRSRRPVEMIDVTAQVRDAVRQSGIRSGLALVFTPHTTAAVTINENADPDVVADLCMEINKIVPFDDHYRHAEGNSAAHLKSSLFGASETLIVEDGAPVLGTWQGIYFCEFDGPRSRRLHIQVIGA, from the coding sequence ATGATCACCCTCGACCTCAGAAGCCGCCGGCCGGTGGAAATGATCGACGTCACCGCCCAGGTGCGCGACGCCGTCCGCCAGAGCGGTATCCGCTCCGGCCTGGCCCTGGTCTTCACTCCCCACACCACGGCGGCGGTGACCATCAACGAAAACGCCGACCCCGATGTCGTCGCCGACCTGTGCATGGAAATCAACAAGATCGTCCCCTTCGACGACCACTACCGCCATGCCGAAGGGAACAGCGCCGCCCATCTCAAAAGCAGTCTCTTCGGTGCGAGCGAAACCCTGATCGTCGAGGATGGCGCGCCCGTTCTCGGGACCTGGCAGGGAATCTACTTCTGCGAATTCGACGGCCCGCGCAGCCGCCGCCTGCATATCCAGGTGATCGGCGCATGA
- a CDS encoding type II toxin-antitoxin system VapB family antitoxin, whose translation MRATLNIPDDLMREVQQLSGEKSKTSAIVTAMEAFVRQKKTEDLLALKGKIQIDYDWEAEEEKELREQSPQRG comes from the coding sequence ATGCGTGCGACATTGAACATACCCGATGATCTGATGCGCGAAGTGCAACAGCTTTCGGGAGAAAAATCGAAGACCTCGGCCATTGTTACCGCCATGGAAGCCTTTGTCCGGCAGAAGAAGACCGAAGATCTGCTGGCTCTGAAGGGGAAAATCCAGATCGATTACGACTGGGAAGCGGAGGAGGAGAAGGAACTGCGCGAACAGAGCCCCCAGAGGGGGTGA